In Ochotona princeps isolate mOchPri1 chromosome 21, mOchPri1.hap1, whole genome shotgun sequence, a single genomic region encodes these proteins:
- the RAF1 gene encoding RAF proto-oncogene serine/threonine-protein kinase isoform X2, producing MMANSQSLLRRATLSVFSCRISKEQCKKARLDWNTDAASLIGEELQVDFLDHVPLTTHNFARKTFLKLAFCDICQKFLLNGFRCQTCGYKFHEHCSTKVPTMCVDWSNIRQLLLFPNSTFGETGAPALPSLTMRRMRESVSRMPVSSQHRYSTPHAFTFSSSSPSSEGSLSQRQRSTSTPNVHMVSTTLPVDSRMIENSSLNASPRVWSRCFCLRGRDAIKSHGESASPSALSSSPNNLSPTGWSQPKTPMPAQRERAPGSGTQEKNKIRPRGQRDSSYYWEIEASEVMLSTRIGSGSFGTVYKGKWHGDVAVKILKVVDPTPEQLQAFRNEVAVLRKTRHVNILLFMGYMTKDNLAIVTQWCEGSSLYKHLHVQETKFQMFQLIDIARQTAQGMDYLHAKNIIHRDMKSNNIFLHEGLTVKIGDFGLATVKSRWSGSQQVEQPTGSVLWMAPEVIRMQDNNPFSFQSDVYSYGIVLYELMTGELPYSHINNRDQIIFMVGRGYASPDLSKLYKNCPKAMKRLVADCVKKVKEERPLFPQILSSIELLQHSLPKINRSASEPSLHRAAHTEDINACTLTTSPRLPVF from the exons TAAAAAAGCACGTTTGGATTGGAACACTGATGCTGCATCCTTAATAGGAGAGGAACTTCAGGTAGATTTCCTGGATCACGTTCCCCTCACAACACACAATTTC GCTCGAAAGACGTTCCTGAAACTTGCCTTCTGTGACATCTGTCAGAAATTCCTGCTAAATGGATTTCGATGTCAGACTTGCGGCTACAAATTTCATGAGCACTGTAGCACCAAAGTACCTactatgtgtgtggactggagtAATATCAGACAACTCTT ATTATTTCCAAATTCTACCTTTGGTGAAACTGGGGCCCCAGCACTGCCTTCTTTGACAATGCGTCGGATGCGAGAATCTGTTTCCCGGATGCCTGTTAG TTCCCAGCACAGGTACTCCACTCCTCACGCCTTCACGTTCAGCTCCTCCAGCCCGTCCTCGGAAGGTTCCCTCTCCCAGAGGCAGAGGTCCACGTCCACACCCAACGTTCACATGGTCAGCACCACCCTGCCTGTGGACAGCAGGATGATTGAG AATAGCAGCCTGAATGCTTCTCCCAGGGTGTGGTCCAGATGCTTTTGTTTGAGGGGAAGA GATGCAATTAAAAGTCATGGAGAATCAG CCTCACCTTCAGCCCTATCCAGCAGCCCCAACAATTTGAGCCCAACGGGCTGGTCACAACCGAAAACTCCCATGCCAGCGCAGAGAGAACGGGCCCCAGGATCTGGAAcccaggagaaaaataaaatt AGGCCGCGCGGACAGAGGGATTCCAGCTACTACTGGGAAATAGAAGCCAGTGAAGTGATGCTCTCCACTCGGATTGGGTCTGGCTCCTTTGGAACTGTATATAAGGGCAAATGGCATG GAGACGTTGCAGTGAAGATCCTTAAGGTTGTCGACCCGACGCCAGAGCAGCTCCAGGCCTTCCGAAACGAGGTGGCTGTCCTGCG cAAAACACGGCATGTGAACATCCTACTCTTCATGGGGTACATGACAAAGGACAACCTGGCGATTGTGACCCAGTGGTGTGAGGGCAGTAGCCTCTACAAACATCTGCATGTCCAGGAGACCAAGTTCCAGATGTTCCAGCTAATTGACATCGCCCGCCAGACAGCTCAAGGCATGGA CTATTTGCATGCGAAGAACATCATCCACAGAGACATGAAATCCAACA ATATATTTCTTCATGAAGGCTTGACGGTGAAAATTGGTGACTTTGGTTTGGCGACAGTAAAGTCTCGGTGGAGTGGTTCCCAACAGGTTGAACAACCGACCGGCTCCGTTCTGTGGATG GCTCCCGAGGTGATCCGAATGCAGGACAACAACCCGTTCAGCTTCCAGTCTGACGTCTACTCCTACGGCATCGTGCTGTATGAGCTGATGACGGGGGAGCTCCCCTACTCCCACATCAACAACCGTGATCAG ATCATCTTCATGGTGGGCCGAGGGTATGCGTCCCCAGATCTTAGCAAGCTGTACAAGAACTGCCCCAAAGCAATGAAGAGGCTGGTGGCTGACTGTGTGAAGAAAGTTAAAGAAGAGAGGCCTCTGTTCCCCCAG ATCCTGTCCTCCATTGAGCTGCTCCAACACTCTCTGCCGAAAATCAACCGGAGCGCCTCAGAGCCCTCCCTGCACCGGGCGGCGCACACAGAGGACATCAACGCCTGCACGCTTACCACGTCTCCAAGGCTGCCTGTCTTCTAG